One Mercurialis annua linkage group LG3, ddMerAnnu1.2, whole genome shotgun sequence DNA window includes the following coding sequences:
- the LOC126671359 gene encoding uncharacterized protein LOC126671359 produces MEDNLNIESMMEKNSTEYLQQLNTEAESQECNEQRNMLDLLSKKFQTRDELIVHVRNFFFEKGYVLSIQSSRKDKYVTIGCDLGGIYRNRHCVPFDKRQRKTSTRLRNCPFMIKGKKQDEGFWTLEEKNNLHNHEASVDMSGHSSCRHLSKEEISSVETMSKSGIAPRHILTSLRQKNNSLQAVSRSVYNAKAKIYRENLGCRTIIQALFEEFGDGDFTFNAQHNDTGHLTHLFFAHPLSITLTRNYQNVFRRSVNKIMLDMFKTILGDNVQPSAIVSDRELVLMNAIRVVFPKTRIFLCVWHIEKNILANCKRYFEVQDEWDSFLSSWNEIIYTSNEVEYAENWKQFEGKYAQKQNVINYIHGTWLPYHEYFISVWTEKHLHFGNRVSSRAESAHAKLKRYLQVSTGDFRQLKDKICLAIENEFQEIKAHLATERLHLPHYCNSLFFKNLTTRVSKFAMRQLHNLYEMVKYGKVTPLCKGHFTATMGLPCAHKMMSWKGGMIPLDSIHSQWRIDSNFISSLGETRNRDDGIQEMFTELQYKYQQCPLVQKEYVRETLSHINFIVS; encoded by the exons TTTTTCTTTGAGAAAGGTTATGTTTTGTCCATTCAAAGCTCTAGAAAAGATAAATATGTCACTATTGGTTGTGATTTAGGAGGTATTTACCGAAATAGGCATTGTGTTCCTTTTGACAAACGACAAAGAAAAACTTCTACCCGTCTTAGAAATTGTCCATTCATGATTAAAGGAAAAAAGCAAGATGAAGGGTTTTGGacattagaagaaaaaaataacttGCATAATCATGAGGCCTCCGTAGACATGTCCGGACATTCATCTTGTCGTCATTTGTCAAAGGAAGAAATTAGTAGTGTTGAAACAATGAGTAAATCAGGCATAGCACCGCGTCATATTTTGACATCACTTcgacaaaaaaataatagtctTCAAGCAGTCTCTCGGAGTGTGTATAATGCCAAAGCTAAAATCTATAGAGAAAATTTGGGTTGTCGAACTATAATTCAAGCATTGTTTGAGGAATTTGGAGATGGCGATTTTACATTCAATGCTCAACATAATGACACTGGCCATTTAACGCATCTATTTTTCGCTCATCCTTTATCTATTACACTTACGCGAAATTACCAAAATGTCTTT AGAAGGAGTGTGAACAAGATTATGTTAGATATGTTTAAAACAATTCTTGGAGATAATGTTCAACCATCTGCAATTGTTTCTGATAGGGAGTTGGTTTTAATGAATGCTATTAGAGTAGTTTTTCCCAAAACTAGAATTTTTTTATGTGTGTGGCATATTGAGAAGAATATATTGGCAAACTGCAAGCGATATTTTGAAGTTCAAGATGAATGGGATTCTTTTTTATCTTCGTGGAatgaaattatatatacatCAAATGAAGTTGAATATGCAGAAAATTGGAAACAATTTGAAGGAAAATATGCACAGAAGCAAAATGTCATTAATTATATTCATGGTACTTGGCTTCCATATcatgaatattttattagtGTATGGACAGAGAAACATCTTCATTTTGGTAATCGTGTCTCCTCAAGAGCTGAAAGTGCACATGCAAAACTCAAAAGATATTTGCAAGTTTCTACAGGTGACTTTCGTCaactaaaagataaaatatgtCTTGCTATTGAAAATGagtttcaagaaattaaagctCATTTGGCTACTGAAAGGTTACATTTACCACATTATTGTAACTCTTTGTTTTTTAAGAATCTCACTACTCGTGTTTCAAAATTTGCAATGAGACAATTGCATAATCTATATGAAATGGTGAAATATGGGAAAGTAACACCTTTGTGTAAAGGTCATTTTACAGCAACTATGGGTCTTCCTTGTGCTCATAAGATGATGAGTTGGAAGGGTGGGATGATTCCTCTTGATTCCATTCACTCTCAATGGAGAATTGattcaaattttatttctaGCCTTGGTGAAACTAGAAATAGGGATGATGGCATTCAAGAGATGTTTACTGAGCTTCAATATAAATATCAACAATGTCCTCTTGTTCAAAAGGAGTATGTCCGAGAGACATTATCTCATATCAACTTCATCGTATCTTGA
- the LOC126671372 gene encoding pentatricopeptide repeat-containing protein At3g22470, mitochondrial-like: MPAHLMKCILIKLYCKNKRIDDAKQLFKDITPSIVTYTSMIHGLCQAGRLLDGRDLFNDMPCIGPSPNIATYGSLIHGFCKHGDFDAGLALFHEMENSMFKPNCEIYSSLIDGLCKAGKFKDLFNRFLIQGLQPDAQTYNILINGICREGLLDEAYQVFRKMIEDGCFPDSCTYNVIIQGFLKHNDLLGAKQLIEEMRDKGFCADATTLSLVADVLSTDDGTMRKLLDLKDKGSVELPLIVKLIVFLVIPAYQILSEEIETEPEEAALISMGTERGSTVQILGEEKAVLISGLSAQMLTPLSLGLSPSLSR; the protein is encoded by the exons ATGCCTGCACACCTGATGAAGTGTATCTTGATTAAATTGTACTGCAAAAACAAAAGAATAGATGATGCAAAGCAACTTTTTAAAGATATAACACCTTCCATTGTTACTTATACTTCTATGATACATGGCTTATGCCAAGCAGGAAGGCTTTTGGATGGGCGTGATCTTTTTAACGACATGCCTTGTATTGGCCCTTCTCCCAATATAGCAACTTATGGAAGTTTGATACATGGCTTTTGCAAACACGGGGATTTCGATGCCGGATTGGCTCTATTTCATGAAATGGAAAACAGTATGTTCAAACCTAATTGTGAAATCTACAGCAGTTTAATTGATGGTTTGTGTAAAGCTGGAAAGTTTAAAGATTTGTTCAATAGATTTCTCATTCAAGGATTGCAGCCTGATGCTCAAACATATAATATACTAATCAATGGAATATGCAGAGAAGGATTATTAGATGAAGCCTACCAGGTCTTCAGAAAAATGATCGAGGATGGTTGCTTTCCAGATAGTTGCACATATAATGTGATTATCCAAGGATTTCTCAAGCACAACGATCTGCTGGGGGCAAAACAACTTATTGAAGAAATGCGCGATAAGGGATTTTGTGCAGATGCCACCACATTATCCTTGGTAGCAGATGTATTGTCCACTGATGATGGCACTATGAGAAAGCTACTTGATCTTAAGGATAAAGGCTCAGTTGAG TTGCCTCTAATTGTTAAGCTCATCGTATTTCTTGTTATCCCTGCATATCAA ATACTTTCAGAAGAAATTGAGACCGAACCGGAGGAAGCAGCTTTGATATCGATGGGAACTGAA CGTGGGAGTACAGTTCAAATTCTTGGGGAGGAAAAGGCTGTTCTCATATCTGGTTTGAGTGCTCAAATGTTGACTCCATTGAGCTTGGGCTTATCTCCTAGTCTGTCTAGGTAG